One Bacillus sp. FJAT-45350 genomic window carries:
- a CDS encoding transcriptional regulator, translated as MLDYLITSKTRLKLMLKFFLNPNTSAYLRGLAEEFGESTNAVRVELNRFAEAGLLNSSEEGRKKIYKANKSHKLFKDLHTIVQKFIGIDQLVEQVVNKLGNVKVAYITGDYARGIDSGTIDLVIIGEVDSNYLKNLVEKTERMIERKVDVKVLAKGCLNEDIDSDDILVVWGQLS; from the coding sequence TTGTTAGATTATTTAATTACATCGAAAACAAGATTAAAATTAATGTTGAAGTTCTTCCTAAACCCGAATACAAGTGCATATTTACGTGGGTTAGCAGAGGAATTTGGTGAATCGACTAATGCGGTCCGGGTTGAATTAAATCGCTTTGCAGAGGCTGGTTTACTTAATTCATCAGAAGAGGGACGAAAGAAAATCTATAAAGCAAACAAGAGTCATAAGCTATTTAAAGACCTGCATACCATTGTTCAGAAATTTATTGGTATTGACCAGTTAGTTGAACAAGTGGTTAATAAGCTTGGAAATGTAAAGGTAGCATACATTACAGGAGATTATGCCAGAGGGATAGATTCAGGAACAATTGACCTAGTAATAATTGGAGAGGTCGATAGTAACTATTTAAAGAATCTAGTTGAGAAAACAGAAAGAATGATAGAAAGAAAAGTTGATGTCAAAGTGTTGGCTAAAGGTTGTCTAAATGAGGATATTGACAGCGATGATATTTTAGTAGTATGGGGACAACTTAGTTAA
- a CDS encoding four helix bundle protein encodes MYNDTSKLIVYQKAHTLVLEVYAITKLFPKEEQYGLTSQIRRAAVSIPSNIVEGKARGSAKEYRRFLLMARGSLEEVKYQLLLARDLEYIDTKTYTEVLNLAQEVGRILNGVLVAVEKG; translated from the coding sequence ATGTATAACGATACAAGTAAATTAATCGTCTACCAAAAAGCACATACACTGGTCCTAGAGGTTTATGCTATAACCAAACTCTTCCCGAAAGAAGAACAATACGGCCTAACTTCCCAAATCCGAAGAGCCGCCGTATCCATCCCCAGCAACATCGTCGAGGGCAAAGCCAGAGGTTCAGCTAAAGAATATAGAAGATTTCTATTAATGGCTAGAGGCTCACTAGAAGAAGTCAAATATCAACTATTACTAGCAAGAGACTTAGAGTATATAGATACAAAGACGTATACAGAAGTGTTGAACCTAGCACAAGAAGTCGGAAGAATACTAAATGGAGTATTAGTAGCGGTGGAGAAGGGATAG